In the Deltaproteobacteria bacterium genome, one interval contains:
- a CDS encoding aspartate 1-decarboxylase, which produces MLRAKIHRATVTEANVDYEGSITIDRRLLDAADLLSNEAVCVWDVTNGNRFETYAVEGPPDSGVVCVNGAAAHLVRPGDLVIIAAFTWMEEAAARAHEPKVVFVDERNRMREKRAEVAMVRATG; this is translated from the coding sequence ATGCTCCGGGCGAAGATCCATCGCGCCACCGTGACCGAGGCCAACGTCGACTACGAGGGCTCGATCACGATCGACCGCCGGCTGTTGGACGCTGCGGACCTCCTGTCGAACGAGGCCGTCTGCGTGTGGGACGTCACCAACGGCAATCGCTTCGAGACCTACGCCGTTGAGGGCCCGCCCGACAGCGGCGTCGTCTGCGTGAACGGCGCGGCTGCGCATCTCGTCCGGCCCGGCGACCTCGTGATCATCGCGGCGTTCACCTGGATGGAGGAGGCGGCGGCGCGTGCGCACGAGCCGAAGGTCGTGTTCGTCGACGAGCGGAACCGGATGCGAGAGAAGCGCGCGGAGGTTGCGATGGTGAGGGCCACGGGGTGA